DNA from Coleofasciculus sp. FACHB-1120:
AAACAAAATAGCGATCGCGCCTTGAAAAGCGTAACGACGTTGCTCCTCTAGTGAAGGGAACTCGGCAACGTACACCGCAGGCTCAGCTGCATAGTTGTTGAGGATGCCTCTTTCGTCGGTGGTGTATCTCATGGTTGTTTGTCCTTTGTTTCTCTATGTTAACTACTGTAACACTATGTAAAGAAAATGCAACAATTTAGAGATTTTTTGCTATGAGATTTGCTTTGAGCAGCGATAGGCGCTGCTTAAGTAGACTTCTTGCGTGAATAGCGAGAGTGTGAGTAAAAGTAGGTTAAGGGGGAAAGCCAGTATGACCTACGAACAACTCAAACAACTCAAACCAAGCGCCTTTAAACG
Protein-coding regions in this window:
- a CDS encoding ssl1498 family light-harvesting-like protein; translation: MRYTTDERGILNNYAAEPAVYVAEFPSLEEQRRYAFQGAIAILFVTLLVLTALGVS